Proteins encoded together in one Cicer arietinum cultivar CDC Frontier isolate Library 1 chromosome 4, Cicar.CDCFrontier_v2.0, whole genome shotgun sequence window:
- the LOC101507602 gene encoding uncharacterized protein: MTDRASYPKRGYIWPPMTMALAIVLISTTVVSAAADSYLYSSPPPPYEYKSPPPPSPSPPPPYVYKSPPPPPPSPPPPYEHKAPSYEYKSPPPPPPYIYKSPPPPPYDHKSPSYKYKSPPPPTPSPPPPYVYKSPPPPSPSPPPPYIYKSPPPPPYEHKSPSYEYKSPPPPTPSPPPPYVYKSPPPPSPSPPPPYIYKSPPPPPYDHKSPSYEYKSPPPPSPSPPPPYVYKSPPPPSPSPPPPYIYKSPPPPPYDHKSPSYEYKSPPPPSPSPPPPYVYKSPPPPSPSPPPPYIYKSPPPPPYERKSPSYEYKSPPPPYVYKSPPPPSPPPPYIYKSPPQPPYEHKSPPYYYKSPPPPSPSPPPPYYYKSPPPPSPSPPPPYYYKSPPPPSPIPHTPYYYKSPPPPKYLPPPYYYNSPPPHVVYPQPHPYHHSLIVKVVGKVYSFRCYDWEYPEKSHDKKHLKGAIVEVKCKAGRKIIKAYGKTKINGKYSITVKDFDYIKYGPTVCKAVIYAPPNGSPFNIPTKLNEGTNLELKSKDKYEVVLKAKPFAYASKKHFKECEKPKPSPTPYYYKSPPHPTPVYKYKSPPPPVHYYSPPYYYKSPPPPVKSPLPPYYYKSPPPPSPTPHPYYYKSPPPPSPSPPPPYYYKSPPPPKEISHPPYYYKSPPLPSPSPPPPYYYKSPPPPSPSPPPPYYYKSPPPPKEISHPPYYYKSPPPPSPSPPPPYYYKSPPPPKEISHPPYYYKSPPPPSPSPPPPYYYKSPPPPKEISHPPYYYKSPPPPSSSPPPPYYYKSPPPPTPSPPPPYYYKSPPPPSSSPPPPYYYKSPPPPSPSPPPPYYYKSPPPPSPSPPPPYYYKSPPPPSPSPPPPYYYKSPPPPSPSPPPPYYYKSPPPPSPSPPPPYHYQSPPPPSHISHPPYYYKSPPPPSPSPPPPYHYVSPPPPVKSPAPPAYIYASPPPPIYN; this comes from the exons ATGACTGATAGGGCCAGTTACCCCAAAAGGGGTTATATCTGGCCACCAATGACAATGGCATTGGCCATTGTTTTGATTTCTACTACTGTGGTTTCTGCTGCTGCAGATAGTTACCTTTACTCTTCTCCTCCACCTCCTTATGAGTATAAGTCACCTCCACCTCCATCTCCTTCACCACCACCTCCTTATGTGTACAAGTCGCCACCTCCTCCACCACCGTCACCTCCACCACCATATGAGCACAAGGCTCCATCTTATGAGTACAAGTCACCCCCACCTCCACCACCTTACATTTACAAGTCTCCACCACCTCCACCCTATGACCACAAGTCACCATCTTATAAGTATAAGTCTCCCCCGCCTCCTACACCATCACCCCCACCACCCTATGTGTACAAGTCACCACCTCCTCCATCACCATCACCTCCACCACCTTACATTTACAAGTCTCCACCACCTCCACCCTATGAGCACAAGTCACCATCTTATGAGTACAAGTCTCCCCCGCCTCCTACACCATCACCCCCACCACCCTATGTGTACAAGTCACCACCTCCTCCATCACCATCACCTCCACCACCTTACATTTACAAGTCTCCACCACCTCCACCCTATGACCACAAGTCTCCATCTTATGAGTACAAGTCTCCCCCGCCTCCTTCACCATCACCCCCACCACCCTATGTGTACAAGTCACCACCTCCTCCATCACCATCACCTCCACCACCTTACATTTACAAGTCTCCACCACCTCCACCCTATGACCACAAGTCTCCATCTTATGAGTACAAGTCTCCCCCTCCTCCTTCACCATCACCCCCACCACCATATGTGTACAAGTCACCACCTCCTCCATCACCATCACCTCCACCACCTTACATATACAAGTCTCCACCACCTCCACCCTATGAGCGCAAATCTCCATCTTATGAGTACAAGTCTCCCCCACCACCATACGTGTACAAGTCACCACCTCCTCCATCACCCCCACCTCCATACATATACAAGTCACCGCCTCAACCACCTTATGAACACAAGTCTCCACCATACTATTACAAGAGCCCTCCACCACCCTCTCCCTCACCTCCGCCTCCTTATTATTACAAATCCCCCCCACCCCCATCACCATCTCCACCACCACCTTACTATTACAAATCTCCTCCCCCGCCATCTCCTATTCCCCATACACCTTACTACTACAAGTCCCCACCACCACCTAAGTATCTTCCACCACCATACTATTATAACTCTCCTCCTCCACATGTTGTGTATCCTCAACCACACCCCTACCACCACTCATTGATTGTGAAGGTAGTGGGTAAAGTTTACAGCTTTAGGTGTTATGACTGGGAGTATCCTGAAAAGTCTCATGACAAGAAACACCTCAAAG GAGCTATTGTGGAGGTGAAATGCAAAGCTGGAAGAAAAATCATCAAGGCTTATGGCAAAACTAAGATCAATGGAAAATACAGCATCACAGTTAAGGACTTCGACTATATCAAATATGGTCCAACAGTATGCAAGGCTGTGATTTATGCTCCACCTAATGGATCTCCCTTCAACATACCTACAAAGCTAAATGAGGGAACCAACTTAGAATTGAAATCCAAAGACAAGTACGAGGTTGTTCTTAAGGCTAAGCCATTTGCTTATGCCTCAAAGAAACATTTTAAAGAATGTGAAAAGCCCAAGCCTTCACCAACTCCTTACTACTACAAATCACCTCCTCATCCAACACCAGTTTACAAGTACAAGTCACCACCTCCACCGGTCCATTATTATTCTCCACCATATTACTACAAGTCACCACCTCCTCCAGTTAAATCACCACTACCTCCTTATTATTACAAGTCTCCACCTCCGCCATCACCCACTCCTCATCCATATTATTATAAATCTCCCCCACCACCTTCACCATCACCTCCTCCACCTTATTATTATAAATCTCCTCCTCCACCCAAAGAGATATCACACCCTCCATACTACTACAAGTCACCACCCCTACCATCACCATCACCTCCTCCACCATACTATTATAAGTCCCCACCTCCACCATCACCATCTCCACCACCACCTTACTATTATAAGTCACCTCCTCCACCCAAAGAGATTTCACACCCTCCATACTACTATAAGTCACCACCCCCACCATCCCCGTCCCCTCCTCCACCATACTACTACAAGTCCCCACCTCCACCCAAAGAGATTTCACACCCTCCATACTACTATAAGTCACCACCCCCACCATCCCCTTCCCCTCCTCCACCATACTATTATAAGTCCCCACCACCACCCAAAGAGATTTCACACCCTCCATACTACTATAAATCACCACCCCCACCATCTTCATCCCCTCCTCCACCCTACTACTATAAGTCACCACCTCCACCAACACCATCCCCACCCCCACCGTACTACTACAAATCTCCTCCACCACCATCATCATCACCACCACCTCCCTACTATTACAAATCACCTCCGCCACCATCCCCATCCCCTCCACCTCCATACTACTACAAAAGTCCCCCTCCACCATCTCCTTCTCCTCCTCCTCCCTATTACTACAaatcaccaccaccaccatcacCATCTCCACCTCCTCCCTACTATTACAAATCACCTCCACCACCATCACCTTCACCGCCACCTCCTTACTATTACAAATCTCCCCCACCTCCATCTCCATCTCCACCACCTCCTTATCACTATCAAAGTCCTCCACCGCCATCTCACATTTCTCATCCTCCCTACTACTACAAATCCCCTCCACCACCGTCGCCATCTCCTCCACCTCCTTACCACTATGTGAGTCCTCCCCCACCAGTAAAGTCGCCTGCACCACCAGCTTACATCTATGCTTCTCCACCACCACCTATCTACAATTAA